The nucleotide sequence TTATTGCCGGGGAAAATGCGCATTCCATTGAGTTCAGCGAAGAGGCTTACAAGCTGGCCGCCGAACCGAAGGAACTCGTGATCGTCAAAGGTGCCGGGCATGTGGACCTCTACGACCGCGTTGGTCTCATTCCTTGGGATAAATTGAACACTTTCTTCAATAAATCGCTGCAATAACGGGAGTCATTCGTTCGTTTCTAGCGATATGAGATTGACGCAAGCATGGCGGGAACTCCTTGTTCGCATGGTGTTCCCGCTATTTTTTTAAAAGTGCAGCGACAACGCTAAAGCAATAAGCGCATGATGCTTCATCAGATCATGAGCATAAAGCGGGTAACTGATTTCATGTGCTCACAACAAGCTCTCTTCTACAACAGGACTGCCAACTGGTCTGCGGTGTTTTCCTTGTTCGTCGGGGTGACAAGTCTGGTCGCTGCGGAGTTCATTCCCATCAGCCTTCTGACTCCCATCGCGCGCGATCTCGCCATCACGGAAGGCATGGCTGGGCAGACCGTGACGGTTGTTGGGATATTCGCCGTTCTGACAAGCCTCCTGCTGGCTCCTTTGACCAAGGGGGTCAATCGGCGGCATATCCTGTTGGCGTTCTCTTCAATGCTCCTCGTCTCCAATATCCTGGTCGCCGTCGCGCCTAATTATCCGATTATGCTGATTGGTCGCGGCCTGCTCGGTATCTGTGTGGGCGGATTCTGGTCGATGTCGGCTGCGGTGACCTTGCAACTTGTGCCGATAAATTATGTCCCACGCGCCTTGAGCATCATCTACGCCGGGGTGGCGGGTGCGACCATCATTTCATTGCCGGTCGCCAGCTATTTTGGTCATCTCCTTGGCTGGAGAAACGTGTTTTACCTTGAGGCATTGCTGGGGGGAGTCGGGCTTGTCTGGCAATTTGTTTCCTTGCCTTCGCTTTCGTCCGACAAGAGCAATGATTTCCGTGGTATGCTCAGACTCTTTCGTCAGGATTGGGTCCTTCTGGGCATCCTCGCCACCATTTTCAGCTTCGGCGGTTATAACGTCTTTTTTACCTACCTGAGACCATTTCTGGAGCTTGATCTCT is from Solidesulfovibrio magneticus RS-1 and encodes:
- a CDS encoding MFS transporter, encoding MMLHQIMSIKRVTDFMCSQQALFYNRTANWSAVFSLFVGVTSLVAAEFIPISLLTPIARDLAITEGMAGQTVTVVGIFAVLTSLLLAPLTKGVNRRHILLAFSSMLLVSNILVAVAPNYPIMLIGRGLLGICVGGFWSMSAAVTLQLVPINYVPRALSIIYAGVAGATIISLPVASYFGHLLGWRNVFYLEALLGGVGLVWQFVSLPSLSSDKSNDFRGMLRLFRQDWVLLGILATIFSFGGYNVFFTYLRPFLELDLFLRPNTLSIVLGVFGVANCVGTFAAGLLFNRQFRSCMILLQGVLAVVAVLLYLTDGFLRASIPLVVLWGFLWGFMPVGWSSWITRTLADRAEMAGGLSVASIQFSIGGAAAIGGFIFDRSGIQGIFLAAAGFLVIASILIKVSFSLYAKDTGRLA